Proteins encoded together in one Stutzerimonas stutzeri window:
- the moaA gene encoding GTP 3',8-cyclase MoaA has protein sequence MPDSQLVDPFGRRITYLRLSVTDRCDFRCTYCMSEDMVFAPRAQILTLEELYAVADAFISLGVKRIRVTGGEPLVRKGLTGLLARLGARNELEDLAITTNGSQLPSLAASLREAGVRRLNISLDSLKRERFAELTRRDRLDQVLEGIEAARSAGFKRIKLNSVVQKGRNDDEILDLVEFAIERGLDISFIEEMPLGSVSSHQRQITFCSSDEVRERIEARHTLVRSSHATGGPSRYWQVAGSETQVGFISPHSNNFCGSCNRVRVTAEGKLVLCLGHEGALDLKSLMRRYPGDSERLRNALVDALQLKPEKHHFRTDEQVQVVRFMSMTGG, from the coding sequence ATGCCCGATTCCCAGTTGGTCGACCCATTCGGCCGGCGCATCACCTACCTGAGGTTGTCGGTAACCGACCGCTGCGATTTTCGCTGCACCTATTGCATGAGCGAGGACATGGTCTTCGCGCCCCGTGCGCAGATCCTCACGCTCGAAGAACTCTATGCGGTGGCCGATGCCTTCATCAGCCTGGGCGTCAAACGCATCCGCGTGACCGGTGGCGAACCGCTGGTGCGCAAGGGGCTGACCGGCTTGCTGGCGCGGCTCGGTGCGCGCAACGAACTGGAAGATCTGGCCATCACCACCAACGGCTCGCAGTTGCCGAGCCTGGCTGCATCGCTGCGCGAAGCCGGCGTGAGACGGCTCAATATCAGCCTCGACTCGCTCAAACGCGAGCGTTTCGCCGAGCTGACCCGCCGTGACCGGCTCGATCAGGTGCTCGAAGGCATCGAGGCTGCGCGTAGCGCCGGCTTCAAACGCATCAAGCTCAACAGCGTGGTGCAGAAGGGCCGCAACGACGACGAGATTCTCGACCTGGTGGAGTTCGCCATCGAGCGTGGGCTGGATATCAGTTTCATCGAAGAGATGCCGCTGGGCAGCGTGTCCAGCCATCAGCGCCAGATAACCTTCTGCTCCAGCGACGAGGTACGTGAGCGCATCGAGGCACGCCATACGCTGGTGCGCAGCAGCCATGCCACAGGTGGTCCTTCGCGCTACTGGCAGGTGGCCGGCAGCGAGACGCAGGTCGGCTTCATCTCGCCGCACAGCAACAACTTCTGCGGCAGCTGCAACCGCGTGCGCGTGACAGCCGAGGGCAAGCTCGTGCTGTGCCTTGGCCACGAGGGCGCGCTGGATCTGAAAAGCCTGATGCGGCGCTATCCGGGCGACAGCGAGCGCCTGCGCAACGCCCTGGTGGATGCGTTGCAGCTCAAGCCGGAAAAGCATCACTTCCGCACCGACGAGCAGGTTCAGGTGGTGCGTTTCATGAGCATGACCGGCGGCTGA